One genomic segment of Anser cygnoides isolate HZ-2024a breed goose chromosome 20, Taihu_goose_T2T_genome, whole genome shotgun sequence includes these proteins:
- the AMBP gene encoding protein AMBP isoform X2 produces the protein MCAGDLLVLSLQGQMYGKWYDVAIGTTCKWMKNYKEKFNMGTLVLGPGPSADQISTISTRLRQGDCTHISGEYQKTSTPGKYTYYNPKWDVSIKSYVLRTNYEEYAVILMKKTSSYGPSTTLKLYGRSPELREDLIEAFRQLALEMGIPADSIFILANKGECVPQETATAPERARRAVLPPEEGSAAGPLPPYVGNKEDACRLSRDPGPCSGMLSRFFYNVSSMACETFLYGGCLGNGNNFYSEKGCLQACRTEAACRLPIVQGPCQKPVLRWAFDAAQGKCIKFSYGGCKGNGNQFYSEKECKEYCGAPPLAEDEEFLRLSH, from the exons aTGTATGGGAAGTGGTATGATGTAGCCATTGGCACCACCTGCAAGTGGATGAAGAACTACAAGGAGAAGTTCAACATGGGCACGCTGGTGCTGGGCCCTGGCCCCAGTGCCGACCAGATCAGCACAATCAGCACCAGGTTGCG gcAAGGTGACTGCACTCACATCTCGGGAGAGTACCAGAAAACCAGCACCCCTGGCAAATACACCTACTATAATCCCA AATGGGATGTGTCTATCAAGTCCTATGTGCTTCGCACCAACTACGAAGAATACGCAGTCATTCTGATGAAGAAGACAAGTAGTTATGGTCCAAGCACCACACTGAAGCTGTACG GGAGAAGCCCAGAGCTGCGGGAGGACCTCATTGAGGCCTTCCGGCAGCTGGCTCTGGAGATGGGCATCCCTGCGGACTCCATCTTCATCCTGGCCAACAAAG GTGAATGTGTCCCCCAGGAGACTGCCACTGCCCCCGAG AGGGCGCGGAGAGCAGTGCTGCCACCTGAGGAGGGCTCAGCCGCGGGACCCTTGCCCCCATATGTTGGCAACAAGGAAG ATGCGTGCCGGCTGAGCCGGGACCCCGGGCCCTGCAGCGGGATGCTCTCCCGCTTCTTCTACAACGTCTCTTCCATGGCCTGCGAGACCTTCCTCTATGGTGGCTGTCTGGGCAATGGCAACAACTTCTACTCGGAGAAGGGGTGCTTGCAGGCATGCCGGACTGAGG ctgcctgcaggctgcccATCGTCCAGGGGCCCTGCCAGAAGCCAGTGCTGCGCTGGGCCTTCGATGCGGCCCAGGGCAAGTGCATCAAGTTCAGCTACGGAGGCTGCAAGGGCAATGGGAACCAGTTCTACTCGGAGAAGGAGTGCAAGGAGTACTGCGGGGCTCCTCCACTGGCAG AGGATGAGGAGTTTCTGCGTCTGTCGCACTGA